One Dreissena polymorpha isolate Duluth1 chromosome 9, UMN_Dpol_1.0, whole genome shotgun sequence genomic window carries:
- the LOC127844514 gene encoding uncharacterized protein LOC127844514 yields MTSASTKFSRDVSTSRASEEGADENPNEAQELGGRRRDRDSEAGLSEFRNPEGSYGLTTTVEDENAGAVSDQEGVAEGSPLGFEDMNLKDELLRGIYAYGFETPSAIQQRAIIPCVQGRDVIAQAQSGTGKTATFCTAVLERTECSTPETQAIILEPTRELALQTHRCLLALGDYMKVQTACIVGGGRVADDVTRLRQSPAHVVVGTPGRVKHLINAQHLDPRRVTMLVLDEADDLLSSDFKDQVYDIFRTLPDQVQVVLVSATMPPEVMSVTEQFMRNPLQILVKKEQLTLAGIRQFYVQVEREEWKFETLCDLYDSVCVNQAVIFCNSRRKVEQLTREMNDANFTVSAIHGDLDQKDRDVIMREFRTGSSRVLITTNLLARGIDVQQVSLVINYDVPRDRESYLHRIGRSGRFGRKGVAINFITQQDGRLIRDLEQFYNTEIQEMPRDIANYVS; encoded by the exons GGGCGGGAGGAGACGGGATCGGGACAGTGAGGCAGG aTTATCGGAATTTCGCAATCCCGAAGGTAGTTATGGACTCACGACCACTGTTGAG GATGAGAATGCAGGGGCGGTTTCAGACCAGGAGGGCGTGGCCGAGGGCAGTCCCCTGGGATTCGAAGACATGAATCTCAAGGACGAACTCCTGAGGGGAATTTACGCTTATGGATTTGAGACGCCGTCTGCAATTCAACAGAGGGCGATTATTCCTTGcgtgcaag GTCGTGATGTCATTGCGCAGGCACAGTCAGGCACAGGAAAAACTGCGACTTTTTGCACGGCCGTTCTCGAGCGAACCGAATGCAGTACGCCGGAAACGCAGGCGATCATCTTGGAGCCGACCCGAGAGCTCGCTTTGCAGACTCATCGCTGCCTGCTGGCCCTTGGCGACTACATGAAGGTGCAGACGGCGTGTATCGTGGGTGGGGGTCGCGTCGCTGATGACGTTACGAGGTTACGTCAGTCACCGGCGCACGTTGTTGTTGGGACACCGGGGCGAGTAAAGCACTTGATCAACGCTCAACATCTGG accCCCGTCGCGTGACAATGCTGGTACTGGACGAGGCCGACGACCTTCTGTCGAGTGACTTCAAAGACCAAGTTTATGACATCTTCAGAACTCTGCCGGACCAAGTCCAG GTGGTGCTTGTGTCGGCGACGATGCCTCCAGAAGTGATGTCAGTGACGGAGCAGTTCATGCGGAACCCCTTGCAGATCCTCGTGAAGAAAGAGCAGCTCACCCTGGCGGGCATCCGGCAGTTCTACGTGCAGGTCGAGAGAGAG GAATGGAAGTTCGAGACACTGTGCGACCTTTACGACAGCGTCTGCGTGAACCAGGCGGTGATCTTCTGCAACAGTCGCCGCAAGGTGGAGCAGCTCACGCGCGAGATGAACGACGCCAACTTCACCGTGTCCGCAATA cacggtgaccttgaccagaAGGATCGTGACGTCATCATGCGCGAGTTCCGCACGGGATCGAGTCGCGTGTTGATCACCACCAACCTGCTGGCGCGCGGCATCGACGTCCAACAGGTGTCGCTCGTCATAAACTACGACGTCCCTCGCGACCGGGAGAGTTATCTCCACAG AATTGGAAGAAGCGGTCGGTTTGGGCGGAAGGGAGTTGCAATCAACTTCATCACCCAGCAGGACGGGCGCCTCATCCGTGATCTCGAGCAGTTTTACAACACGGAGATCCAGGAGATGCCCCGAGACATCGCCAACTACGTCAGCTAG